In Micromonospora sp. WMMA1363, a genomic segment contains:
- a CDS encoding carbohydrate ABC transporter permease, translating to MTGTTIQRTPPPTVASPSRVRRPSPTAGATIARTIRYALLLFFLLIVLLPAYVLVVTSFKSGSDIGVSGQWNLPDRWTTDSWAKAWASLGPSFVRTFQLAIPVALISSLIGAANGLVLSRWRFPGADIVFTLILFGMFIPYQAVMIPLREVVTTLGVPPGIPTLIFVHCIYGIPICTLIFRNYYATTVPVELIEAAWVDGAGLLRTFWSIILPVSIPGFVVAVIWQFTSAWNDYLFAIFLSNTRNGPITIALNALAGAQSPDYAASMAGALITSLPTLVVYVLLGRWFIGGLMAGSVKS from the coding sequence GTGACCGGCACCACCATCCAGCGCACACCTCCACCGACCGTCGCGTCGCCGTCCCGGGTGCGCCGCCCAAGCCCCACCGCCGGAGCTACGATCGCCCGGACCATCCGGTACGCGCTGTTGCTGTTCTTCCTGCTCATCGTGCTGTTGCCGGCGTACGTCCTCGTCGTGACCAGCTTCAAGTCAGGTTCCGACATCGGGGTGAGCGGGCAGTGGAACCTGCCCGATCGCTGGACCACCGACTCCTGGGCGAAGGCGTGGGCATCCCTGGGCCCGTCGTTCGTCCGGACGTTCCAGCTCGCCATACCGGTCGCGCTCATCTCCTCCCTGATCGGTGCGGCCAACGGACTCGTACTGTCCCGATGGCGGTTCCCCGGCGCGGACATCGTCTTCACGCTGATCCTGTTCGGAATGTTCATCCCCTACCAGGCCGTGATGATTCCGCTGCGGGAGGTCGTCACCACCCTCGGAGTCCCGCCGGGCATCCCCACGCTGATCTTCGTGCACTGCATCTACGGCATCCCGATCTGCACGCTCATCTTCCGCAACTACTACGCCACAACCGTGCCGGTGGAGCTGATCGAGGCCGCCTGGGTCGACGGCGCGGGTCTCCTCCGCACCTTTTGGTCGATCATCCTGCCGGTGTCGATTCCGGGCTTCGTGGTAGCCGTGATCTGGCAGTTCACCTCCGCGTGGAACGACTACCTGTTCGCCATCTTCCTGTCCAACACGCGCAACGGGCCGATCACGATCGCGCTGAACGCACTCGCGGGCGCCCAATCACCCGACTACGCCGCCTCGATGGCCGGAGCGCTGATCACCTCGCTGCCGACGCTGGTGGTGTACGTGCTACTGGGCCGCTGGTTCATCGGTGGCCTCATGGCGGGCTCGGTGAAAAGCTGA
- a CDS encoding sugar ABC transporter permease: MHTRVRRWGPGLLLISPSLLLLGVFVYGLIGWTIKVSMSDRHTAAESDGFVGLDNYANLFTDDINGRFLHSLRNLLIFTVVFLLGTMLLGLLWAFLLERGVRAEGVFRTVYLFPMAVSFVASGVVWRWLMNSAQGDDAGGLNAIFAQLHLDFLQNPWWTDPEWGMAAMAVPAIWQLSGYVMALFLAGFRGIPAELREAAAVDGVSTFQLYRHVIFPQLTPVALSALIIVGHMSMKMFDLIMSVSGAQWLTEVPAVYVWQTLLTSDYAKASAVSVILLLLVAVVIVPYLVHTMRTERRS, translated from the coding sequence ATGCATACTCGCGTCAGACGATGGGGACCCGGCCTGTTGCTGATCTCCCCCTCGCTACTCCTGCTTGGAGTGTTCGTCTACGGCCTCATCGGCTGGACGATCAAGGTCTCGATGTCGGACCGGCACACCGCCGCGGAGTCGGACGGGTTCGTCGGGCTCGACAACTACGCCAACCTGTTCACCGATGACATCAACGGCCGCTTCCTGCACTCGTTGCGGAACCTGCTGATCTTCACCGTCGTGTTCCTGCTCGGCACGATGCTGCTCGGCCTGCTCTGGGCATTCCTGCTGGAACGCGGGGTCCGGGCGGAAGGCGTCTTCCGGACCGTCTACCTGTTTCCCATGGCCGTCTCGTTCGTCGCCTCCGGAGTGGTCTGGCGATGGCTGATGAACTCGGCCCAGGGCGACGACGCCGGCGGGCTGAACGCCATCTTCGCGCAGCTCCACCTCGACTTCCTGCAGAATCCCTGGTGGACCGATCCGGAATGGGGCATGGCCGCGATGGCGGTGCCGGCGATCTGGCAGCTCTCCGGCTACGTCATGGCACTGTTCCTCGCCGGGTTCCGGGGCATCCCCGCCGAGCTGCGCGAGGCCGCCGCAGTCGACGGCGTCAGCACCTTCCAGCTCTACCGACACGTCATCTTCCCGCAACTGACACCGGTGGCGTTGTCTGCGTTGATCATCGTCGGACACATGTCGATGAAGATGTTCGACCTGATCATGTCAGTCTCCGGCGCCCAGTGGCTGACCGAGGTACCGGCCGTCTACGTCTGGCAAACCCTGTTGACCAGCGACTACGCCAAGGCCTCGGCGGTCTCGGTGATCCTGTTGCTGCTGGTTGCCGTGGTCATCGTGCCGTACCTGGTGCATACGATGAGAACGGAGCGACGTTCGTGA
- a CDS encoding ABC transporter substrate-binding protein: MRRAAVAAVGALALLSPAACGGADSGADQKDVEVFTWWADGGEKAGLDGLVATFGTQCGDYSFVNGAVAGGAGSNAKQVLASRLQQGDAPDTFQAHAGAELSDYIAAGQVEDLSGLYKEWGLSEALPPGLIDNLTVDGKIYSVPANIHRANVLWTNKTLLSEAGVPAEPTTMADFFTALDALKAKGVGTPLAVGKDWTQLMLLEAVLISDLGAEQFTGLWNGDTDWNSPEVTKGIEDYKRLLTYTNADRDTFDWTDAGKLLKDGKAGFFLMGDWAPADFDAKGFTDYGYVAFPGNGDTFQWLADSFVLPKDAKNAEGTKCWLKTVGSAEGQQAFNIKKGSIPARTDVTESDYPVYQQSAIKAWKTAKQVPSCAHGAACSQGFGEAANSAIGKFSSDQDVAGLQKAMAAAAAQFGKN, translated from the coding sequence GTGCGAAGGGCAGCCGTCGCCGCGGTTGGGGCGCTCGCGCTGCTGTCGCCCGCCGCGTGCGGCGGCGCCGACAGCGGCGCCGACCAGAAGGACGTCGAGGTCTTCACCTGGTGGGCCGACGGAGGCGAGAAGGCCGGACTCGACGGACTGGTGGCCACCTTCGGCACCCAGTGCGGTGACTACTCGTTCGTCAACGGCGCCGTTGCCGGTGGCGCGGGGTCGAACGCCAAACAGGTGTTGGCGTCCCGGCTGCAGCAGGGCGACGCGCCGGACACCTTCCAGGCCCACGCGGGCGCCGAACTGTCGGACTACATCGCGGCCGGCCAGGTCGAGGATCTCAGCGGCCTGTACAAGGAGTGGGGCCTCAGCGAGGCGCTCCCGCCGGGCCTGATCGACAATCTGACCGTGGACGGCAAAATCTACTCTGTGCCGGCGAACATCCACCGGGCGAACGTGCTCTGGACGAACAAGACCCTCCTGAGCGAGGCCGGCGTCCCGGCGGAACCGACGACGATGGCGGACTTCTTCACCGCACTCGACGCGCTCAAGGCCAAGGGCGTCGGCACGCCCCTGGCGGTCGGCAAGGACTGGACCCAGCTGATGCTGCTCGAGGCCGTCCTGATCAGCGACCTCGGCGCGGAACAGTTCACCGGTCTGTGGAACGGTGACACCGACTGGAACAGCCCCGAGGTCACCAAAGGCATCGAGGACTACAAGCGGCTGCTCACCTACACCAACGCGGACCGGGACACGTTCGACTGGACCGACGCCGGGAAGCTCCTCAAGGACGGCAAGGCCGGCTTCTTCCTGATGGGTGACTGGGCCCCGGCCGACTTCGACGCCAAGGGATTCACCGACTACGGCTACGTCGCGTTCCCGGGTAACGGAGACACCTTCCAGTGGCTCGCCGACTCGTTCGTGCTTCCCAAGGACGCCAAGAACGCTGAGGGCACCAAGTGCTGGCTGAAGACCGTCGGCAGTGCCGAGGGACAGCAGGCGTTCAACATCAAGAAGGGCTCCATTCCCGCTCGTACCGACGTGACCGAGTCCGACTACCCCGTTTACCAGCAGTCCGCGATCAAGGCATGGAAGACCGCCAAGCAGGTGCCGTCGTGCGCCCACGGTGCCGCCTGCTCGCAGGGCTTCGGCGAGGCGGCGAACTCCGCGATCGGCAAGTTCTCCAGCGACCAGGACGTGGCGGGGTTGCAGAAGGCAATGGCCGCCGCCGCCGCTCAGTTCGGCAAGAACTAG
- a CDS encoding GH92 family glycosyl hydrolase, whose protein sequence is MAIATALAVGLAVSATALPAAAAPTPDTDFFSSFETDDPPLTWTNVVETDAGGRPKMSGVTGRPQSGGIPGNISDKIIEVTANGDNPPNETVQRVVDGDENTKWLVFESTGWVQVRLDTPVAVVHYALTSANDVPDRDPKDWTLQASTDGQTWVTLDTRTGQDFTDRYQTKEYRFSNDTEFLHYRLNVTANHGTDIVQLAELQLSDGDTTPKPPAPMYSLVDNGPGGSPTAKANAGWSGRHALRYSGGQTVDGRGYAYNKVFDVDIAVTAHSELSYLVFPELTQSDLDYPSTYAAVDLAFDDGTYLSDLGAVDQYGFGLSPQAQGASKSLYADQWNLKRSSIGKVAAGKRIDRILVAYDSTTGTGSFKGWVDDIRVTGNPKRATYDRLSDYALTTRGTNSTADFSRGNTFPATAVPHGFNFWTPMTNAGSTSWLYQYQRDNNADNRPAIQAFTASHEPSPWMGDRQTFQVMPSAATGQPNASRSVRALSFDHANEVAKPHYYGVTFDNGLKTEIAPTDHAAMFRFTFTGERGNLIFDNINNQGGLTVNGDGTVTGFSDARLGGGATRMFVYGSVDRPVVAHGKLTGGGGSNVTGYLAFDTSTSKSVTLRIATSLISVDQARKNLGLEIADGDTFDAVRARAQRLWDDKLKVIEVEGASEEQLVTLYSNLYRLFLYPNSAHENVGTASAPVWKHAVQSSTSGTIPPGTTPTETGADVVDGKVYVNNGFWDTYRTTWPAYTLFSSDTAGELVDGFVQQYKDGGWVSRWSAPGYSNLMTGTSSDVSFADAYVKGVRNFDVRAAYDAAVRNATVVPPGNPNNSSVGRKGLQDSIFRGYTPSTVSEGVSWALEGYINDFGIANMAAELADDPATPEAERSRYREEEKYFRSRALNYVHMFDPNIEFFQGRDRSGQWKSTPEAYEPHVWGHHHDYTETNGWNFAFHVPHDGQGLANLYGGREALAEKLDEFFATPETGTFPGSYGGVIHEMREARDVRMGMWGFSNQVSHHIPWMYTYAGQPAKTQQIVREVLSRMYLGSEIGQGYAGDEDNGETSAWYLFGALGLYPLQVGSENYVIGSPLFTKATVRLDNGKKIVVNARNNSASNVYVQSLKVNGKRHDRTWISHDELTGGAVLDFTMGSRPSSWGTGEKALPTSITPAGEAARPLSDTRVSGGPAALSDDTSTTRAAVDAPVQWTVEDAPEKVTHYTLTSGPDSGTDPQRWSLQGSYDGDTWTTIDSRDGERFTWRLQTRSFMVDRPGRYLHYRLELDGGDSSPVLAEVELLATPTPACTKTVSGEVKGQLEVKSGVTCLAEATVKGPVKVRTGAALYAVDSTISGPVSVNGADAVVLRGVRIDGPLVVSHVTGEVGVEGTAIGGPVSLSHNEAPVIAAGSVAGPLSCSQNTVAPSDNGLPNVVKGPTSGQCRNL, encoded by the coding sequence GTGGCGATCGCAACCGCGCTCGCTGTTGGCCTGGCGGTTTCGGCCACGGCGCTGCCGGCGGCGGCGGCGCCGACGCCCGACACCGACTTCTTCTCCTCGTTCGAAACCGACGACCCGCCGCTGACGTGGACCAACGTCGTGGAAACGGATGCAGGCGGACGTCCCAAGATGTCCGGCGTCACCGGACGACCGCAGTCCGGCGGTATCCCTGGCAACATCAGTGACAAGATCATCGAGGTCACCGCCAACGGCGACAACCCCCCGAACGAAACCGTCCAGCGCGTCGTCGACGGCGACGAGAACACCAAGTGGCTGGTGTTCGAATCCACCGGCTGGGTGCAGGTCCGGCTCGACACACCCGTGGCCGTGGTGCACTACGCGCTCACCTCCGCCAACGACGTACCGGACCGTGACCCCAAGGACTGGACGCTGCAGGCCTCGACCGATGGCCAGACCTGGGTCACGCTCGACACCCGGACCGGTCAGGACTTCACCGACCGGTACCAGACCAAGGAGTACCGGTTCAGCAACGACACCGAGTTCCTCCACTACCGTCTGAACGTCACGGCCAACCACGGAACGGACATCGTCCAGCTGGCGGAACTGCAGCTGTCGGACGGTGACACCACCCCCAAACCGCCGGCACCCATGTACAGCCTCGTCGACAACGGTCCGGGTGGGAGCCCCACCGCCAAGGCCAACGCCGGTTGGAGCGGGCGGCACGCGCTGCGGTACTCAGGCGGACAGACCGTCGACGGACGTGGGTACGCCTACAACAAGGTCTTCGACGTCGACATCGCGGTCACGGCGCACAGCGAACTGTCGTACCTGGTCTTCCCGGAGCTGACCCAGAGCGATCTCGACTATCCGAGCACCTACGCCGCGGTCGACCTGGCCTTCGACGACGGGACGTACCTCAGCGACCTCGGCGCGGTCGACCAGTACGGCTTCGGTCTCAGCCCACAGGCGCAAGGCGCCAGCAAGTCGCTCTACGCCGATCAGTGGAACCTCAAGCGATCGTCCATCGGTAAGGTGGCCGCCGGCAAGCGGATCGACCGGATTCTGGTCGCCTACGACAGCACAACAGGCACCGGCTCGTTCAAGGGCTGGGTGGACGACATCCGGGTGACCGGGAACCCGAAGCGGGCCACCTACGACCGTCTCTCCGACTACGCGCTGACCACCCGGGGCACGAACTCCACCGCCGACTTCTCCAGGGGTAACACCTTCCCGGCGACAGCGGTACCGCACGGCTTCAACTTCTGGACGCCGATGACCAACGCCGGCTCGACCAGCTGGCTCTACCAGTACCAGCGCGACAACAACGCCGACAACCGACCGGCGATCCAGGCGTTCACCGCCAGCCACGAGCCGAGCCCGTGGATGGGTGACCGGCAGACCTTCCAGGTCATGCCGTCCGCGGCGACCGGGCAACCGAACGCCAGCCGGTCCGTCCGCGCGTTGTCCTTCGACCACGCCAACGAGGTGGCGAAACCCCACTACTACGGGGTGACCTTCGACAACGGGCTCAAGACCGAGATCGCTCCCACCGACCACGCCGCCATGTTCCGGTTCACCTTCACCGGGGAACGGGGCAACCTGATCTTTGACAACATCAACAACCAGGGCGGCCTGACCGTCAACGGGGACGGCACCGTCACCGGCTTCTCCGACGCCAGGCTGGGCGGCGGCGCGACCCGCATGTTCGTCTACGGCAGCGTGGACCGACCCGTCGTCGCCCACGGCAAGCTGACCGGCGGCGGCGGCAGCAACGTGACCGGTTACCTGGCCTTCGACACCTCGACGTCGAAGTCGGTGACACTGCGGATCGCGACCTCGCTGATCTCCGTTGACCAGGCTCGGAAGAACCTGGGGCTGGAGATCGCCGACGGGGACACCTTCGACGCCGTTCGCGCCCGCGCCCAGCGTCTCTGGGACGACAAGCTCAAGGTCATCGAGGTCGAAGGCGCCAGCGAAGAGCAACTCGTGACGCTGTACTCCAATCTCTACCGGCTGTTCCTCTACCCGAACTCCGCCCACGAGAACGTCGGAACCGCCAGCGCTCCCGTGTGGAAACACGCGGTGCAGTCGTCCACCTCGGGCACCATCCCACCGGGAACCACCCCGACCGAAACCGGTGCGGACGTCGTGGACGGCAAGGTGTACGTCAACAACGGCTTCTGGGACACCTACCGCACCACCTGGCCGGCGTACACGTTGTTCAGCTCCGACACCGCCGGCGAACTCGTCGACGGGTTCGTCCAGCAGTACAAGGACGGCGGGTGGGTGTCGCGGTGGTCGGCTCCGGGTTACTCGAATCTGATGACCGGCACCAGCTCGGACGTGTCATTCGCCGACGCGTACGTCAAGGGGGTGCGCAACTTCGACGTGCGCGCCGCGTACGACGCAGCGGTGCGCAACGCCACCGTCGTACCGCCGGGCAACCCCAACAACAGCAGCGTCGGCCGGAAGGGTCTGCAGGACTCGATCTTCCGCGGGTACACGCCGTCGACAGTCTCCGAGGGCGTGTCCTGGGCGCTGGAGGGCTACATCAACGACTTCGGCATCGCGAACATGGCAGCCGAACTCGCTGACGACCCGGCGACCCCGGAAGCTGAGCGGTCCCGCTACCGGGAGGAGGAGAAGTACTTCCGCAGCCGGGCGCTGAACTACGTGCACATGTTCGATCCGAACATCGAGTTCTTCCAGGGCCGCGACCGGTCCGGGCAGTGGAAGTCGACACCGGAGGCCTACGAGCCGCACGTGTGGGGGCACCACCACGACTACACCGAGACCAACGGGTGGAACTTCGCCTTCCACGTCCCGCACGACGGCCAGGGCCTCGCCAATCTGTACGGGGGCCGCGAGGCGCTGGCAGAGAAGCTGGACGAGTTCTTCGCCACGCCGGAGACCGGGACCTTCCCCGGATCGTACGGCGGGGTCATCCACGAGATGCGTGAGGCGAGGGACGTCCGCATGGGTATGTGGGGCTTCAGCAACCAGGTGTCGCACCACATCCCCTGGATGTACACCTATGCCGGCCAGCCGGCGAAGACGCAGCAAATCGTGCGGGAGGTGTTGTCACGCATGTATCTCGGCAGTGAGATCGGTCAGGGATACGCCGGGGACGAGGACAACGGCGAGACCTCGGCCTGGTACCTGTTCGGCGCGCTGGGACTCTACCCGCTCCAGGTGGGCAGCGAGAACTACGTGATCGGCTCCCCGCTGTTCACGAAGGCCACCGTGCGGTTGGACAACGGAAAGAAGATCGTCGTCAACGCGCGGAACAACAGCGCCAGCAACGTGTACGTGCAGAGTCTGAAGGTCAACGGGAAGCGGCACGACCGGACCTGGATCTCGCACGACGAGTTGACCGGGGGAGCGGTGCTGGACTTCACGATGGGCTCCCGCCCATCCTCCTGGGGCACCGGGGAGAAGGCCCTACCAACCTCGATCACCCCGGCGGGTGAGGCCGCCCGGCCGCTGTCGGACACCAGGGTCTCCGGCGGTCCGGCGGCACTGTCCGACGACACCTCCACCACCCGGGCGGCCGTCGACGCGCCGGTGCAGTGGACGGTCGAGGATGCGCCCGAGAAGGTCACGCACTACACCCTCACGTCCGGGCCGGACAGCGGTACCGACCCACAGCGCTGGAGCCTGCAGGGGTCGTACGACGGTGACACCTGGACCACGATCGACAGCCGGGACGGCGAACGGTTCACGTGGCGGCTGCAGACCCGGTCCTTCATGGTGGACCGGCCAGGGCGGTACCTGCACTACCGGCTCGAGCTCGACGGCGGCGACTCCAGCCCGGTCCTCGCCGAGGTCGAGCTGCTCGCCACGCCCACACCGGCGTGTACGAAGACGGTGAGCGGCGAGGTCAAGGGGCAGCTGGAGGTGAAGTCCGGAGTGACGTGCCTTGCTGAGGCGACCGTCAAGGGTCCGGTGAAGGTCCGAACCGGTGCCGCGCTGTACGCGGTCGACTCGACCATCTCAGGTCCGGTGTCCGTCAACGGGGCCGACGCGGTGGTGCTGCGCGGGGTCCGGATCGACGGGCCGTTGGTGGTTTCCCACGTGACGGGTGAGGTGGGCGTCGAGGGCACCGCGATCGGTGGGCCGGTGAGCCTGTCGCACAACGAGGCGCCGGTGATCGCGGCGGGGTCGGTGGCCGGACCGCTGTCGTGTTCCCAGAACACCGTCGCTCCCTCCGACAACGGTTTGCCGAACGTGGTGAAGGGTCCGACGTCGGGGCAGTGCCGGAACCTGTGA
- a CDS encoding Tat pathway signal sequence domain protein, whose protein sequence is MPRYGRAAVGLAAVALLSSLVGAAPTAAAPATSLTPSVLTYDSAGGTDVSVGDVLEASLKTGTDATFYLSSAGSLGVKCASSNFHATVLTNPTAPGTATERLSEQGFDNCTTNVLGTIAVNSVAVDNLPYLAAVTSAGTVTLTGDSAGPIQSTVKLRTLLGTITCVYRASGNTLVGAASNATTSITFTSQHFTKHAGPGLCFRAAYFSATYAPVRDTSVPNSPITYVN, encoded by the coding sequence ATGCCCAGGTACGGACGCGCCGCCGTCGGTCTCGCCGCGGTCGCGTTGCTCAGCTCCCTGGTCGGAGCCGCGCCCACCGCCGCCGCTCCGGCCACGTCCCTGACCCCGAGCGTGCTCACCTACGACAGCGCGGGCGGGACCGACGTGTCGGTCGGCGACGTCCTCGAGGCGAGCCTGAAGACGGGCACCGACGCCACCTTCTACCTCTCCAGCGCCGGAAGCCTCGGCGTGAAGTGCGCCTCGTCCAACTTCCACGCCACCGTCCTGACCAACCCGACCGCCCCAGGGACCGCCACCGAGCGCCTCAGCGAACAGGGCTTCGACAACTGCACCACGAACGTGCTGGGCACCATCGCGGTGAACAGCGTCGCCGTCGACAACCTCCCCTACCTGGCCGCCGTCACCAGTGCGGGCACAGTGACCCTGACCGGTGACAGTGCCGGGCCGATCCAGAGCACCGTCAAGCTGCGGACGCTGCTCGGAACCATCACCTGCGTCTACCGGGCCAGCGGCAACACCCTCGTCGGCGCGGCGTCAAACGCCACAACCTCCATCACCTTCACCAGCCAGCACTTCACGAAGCACGCCGGGCCCGGCCTCTGCTTCCGCGCCGCGTACTTCTCCGCGACGTACGCCCCTGTACGGGACACCAGCGTGCCCAACAGCCCGATCACCTATGTGAACTGA
- a CDS encoding DUF6230 family protein, which translates to MSDDTAPIEPAQPQSGVRWRRFATSLAAVGAAAAGMVLLTAQGTLGVQFAISGLPFVITADKLSGTGFEQFATIDNMIENSPNEGDTGGQVVVTVSAIDRAELTNLCQSVNMGGMYLKLTAGGDGRPVTARTMVVDSDEVAGDATFGQIDIGQDASTLDKVPGVRGYPGVFAQQAETVTIVNLRQNNYAATAAVFTLPNLRMRFASDGC; encoded by the coding sequence ATGTCGGATGACACCGCACCCATCGAGCCGGCGCAACCGCAAAGCGGTGTGCGCTGGCGTCGGTTCGCGACCAGCCTGGCGGCGGTGGGTGCGGCCGCTGCCGGAATGGTGCTGCTGACTGCTCAGGGAACGCTCGGCGTGCAGTTCGCGATCTCCGGGTTGCCCTTCGTTATCACTGCTGACAAGCTCAGCGGGACCGGGTTCGAACAGTTCGCGACCATCGACAACATGATCGAGAACAGTCCGAACGAGGGCGACACCGGCGGTCAGGTCGTGGTGACCGTGTCGGCGATCGACAGGGCCGAGCTGACCAACCTCTGTCAGAGCGTGAACATGGGTGGCATGTATCTGAAACTGACCGCTGGTGGTGATGGGAGACCCGTGACCGCCCGCACCATGGTGGTGGACTCCGACGAGGTCGCCGGCGACGCCACGTTCGGACAGATCGACATCGGTCAGGACGCCAGCACGCTGGACAAGGTACCCGGCGTCCGTGGCTACCCCGGTGTCTTCGCCCAGCAGGCCGAGACGGTCACCATCGTGAACCTGAGGCAGAACAACTACGCCGCCACGGCAGCCGTCTTCACGCTGCCGAATCTGCGGATGCGGTTTGCCTCCGACGGCTGCTGA
- a CDS encoding DUF6114 domain-containing protein: protein MVPRSAWVRGDGRPAGRWRTWRRSRPFWGGLLVLLGGAEILVTLRVPLPVALHVGLQGLAGYLAPVILLLCGVLLITHPFQRVFYALLSVVLALVTWVTSNLGGFVVGMLLALVGGCLALAWTPAKTTARPRPARARPDAGPGDT from the coding sequence GTGGTCCCGAGGAGTGCCTGGGTACGGGGGGATGGCCGGCCGGCGGGCCGGTGGCGGACGTGGCGCCGTAGTCGTCCCTTCTGGGGTGGTCTGTTGGTCCTCCTCGGTGGTGCCGAGATTCTCGTGACGCTACGCGTGCCGCTGCCGGTGGCTCTGCACGTTGGGCTGCAGGGTCTGGCCGGCTATCTCGCGCCGGTCATTCTGTTGCTGTGTGGTGTGCTGTTGATAACCCATCCGTTCCAGCGGGTCTTCTACGCGCTGCTCTCCGTGGTGCTGGCGCTGGTCACCTGGGTGACCAGCAACCTGGGCGGATTCGTCGTGGGGATGCTGCTCGCGCTGGTCGGCGGTTGCCTTGCGCTTGCCTGGACCCCGGCCAAGACGACCGCTCGGCCACGGCCTGCCCGGGCCCGGCCTGACGCCGGGCCCGGTGACACCTGA
- a CDS encoding IclR family transcriptional regulator has product MGVRINAAGLSRDLELIDALGGPEATARGGLGVLRLAELTGRDKSQVSRALASLAAAGLVDRDPATQAYRPGWRLYALAAVTREAHLVRTAQPYLRQVVAQLRETAHLCVLRGRGVLTVATEPAPHAFRGLGWEGVIVPASQTSAGRVLISDWEPEALSEWFIDDTEAAGDRRQLRTAADLVAEIEAIRTNGYARVEEEFEEGLVGVSAPVRDHTGRITAAINVVAPKGRLGTRLEGAGRLTMRVATGLSEQLGMAPAGTGRGS; this is encoded by the coding sequence ATGGGTGTGAGAATCAACGCGGCCGGGTTGTCGCGGGACCTCGAACTGATCGACGCGCTGGGCGGCCCGGAGGCCACCGCCCGCGGCGGTCTCGGCGTGCTGCGTCTGGCCGAACTCACCGGGCGGGACAAGTCGCAGGTCTCCCGGGCACTCGCATCGCTCGCCGCCGCGGGGCTCGTCGACCGCGACCCGGCGACCCAGGCGTACCGGCCGGGTTGGCGCCTGTACGCCCTCGCGGCGGTGACCCGTGAGGCACACCTGGTCCGGACCGCGCAGCCGTACCTACGTCAGGTGGTCGCCCAGCTGCGGGAGACCGCCCACCTCTGCGTCCTGCGCGGCCGGGGCGTGCTGACCGTGGCAACCGAGCCGGCGCCGCACGCGTTCCGCGGGCTCGGCTGGGAGGGCGTCATCGTCCCCGCCTCGCAGACCTCCGCCGGCCGTGTCCTGATCTCGGACTGGGAGCCGGAGGCACTCAGCGAGTGGTTCATCGACGACACCGAGGCGGCCGGTGACCGGCGACAGCTCAGGACCGCGGCCGACCTGGTAGCCGAGATCGAGGCGATCCGGACCAACGGCTACGCCCGGGTCGAGGAGGAGTTCGAAGAGGGCTTGGTCGGCGTCTCCGCGCCGGTGCGCGACCACACCGGCCGGATCACTGCCGCGATCAACGTGGTCGCGCCGAAGGGGCGGCTCGGGACCAGGCTGGAGGGCGCCGGTCGGTTGACGATGCGGGTGGCGACGGGGCTGTCGGAGCAGCTTGGGATGGCTCCCGCGGGCACCGGCCGGGGGAGCTGA